A DNA window from Oryzias latipes chromosome 5, ASM223467v1 contains the following coding sequences:
- the LOC101160062 gene encoding leucine-rich repeat-containing protein 3, which translates to MCSAWYEEKCPPITEGKRRGKGSDLYSCLCMWLYFSTLWGHAAPQCPASCHCTWDTGTVLCSDAELRAIPEGIPPETVSLHLERNYIREIPESAFSHLVQLRDLYLSHNRIDSLATGALRHLGPELRMLDLSHNHLRHASREEFGSTRAKTRLYHNPWHCDCALQELMETLNLEPETVNGIICESSVRGVGEGSRWEDPGSQGEHTGQSLVKLLDSGVNFCSLQRKTTDIAMLVTMFVWFFMVIVYVVYYVRQNQAEARRHMEYLKSLPSPRKTPTETDTLSTGF; encoded by the coding sequence ATGTGCTCAGCCTGGTATGAGGAGAAATGTCCTCCCATCACTGAAGGAAAGAGGAGAGGTAAAGGATCTGATCTCTACTCATGCCTGTGCATGTGGCTCTATTTCTCGACTCTATGGGGCCACGCAGCCCCGCAGTGCCCAGCCAGCTGCCACTGCACCTGGGACACTGGCACGGTGCTCTGCTCGGACGCCGAGCTGCGGGCGATACCGGAGGGCATCCCCCCAGAGACCGTCTCACTTCACCTTGAGCGCAACTACATCCGTGAAATCCCCGAGAGTGCCTTCAGCCACCTCGTCCAGCTGCGCGACCTGTACCTGTCACACAACCGGATTGACTCGCTTGCCACAGGTGCTCTGAGGCATCTTGGTCCCGAGCTACGTATGCTGGACCTTTCACATAACCACCTGAGGCACGCCAGCAGGGAGGAGTTTGGTTCCACCCGTGCAAAGACACGCCTCTACCACAATCCCTGGCACTGTGACTGCGCTCTCCAGGAGCTGATGGAGACTCTGAACCTCGAACCCGAGACGGTGAATGGGATTATCTGCGAGAGCTCAGTTCGGGGTGTAGGCGAGGGGAGCAGGTGGGAGGACCCGGGGTCACAGGGGGAGCACACGGGTCAATCTCTGGTGAAGCTGTTGGACTCTGGGGTGAACTTCTGCAGCCTGCAGAGGAAGACCACCGACATCGCCATGCTGGTGACAATGTTTGTATGGTTCTTCATGGTCATTGTGTACGTTGTGTACTATGTTCGGCAGAACCAGGCCGAGGCTCGCAGGCATATGGAGTATCTGAAAAGTTTGCCCAGCCCCCGCAAGACACCCACTGAAACAGACACCCTGAGTACTGGTTTCTGA